A window of the Dioscorea cayenensis subsp. rotundata cultivar TDr96_F1 chromosome 14, TDr96_F1_v2_PseudoChromosome.rev07_lg8_w22 25.fasta, whole genome shotgun sequence genome harbors these coding sequences:
- the LOC120275130 gene encoding LOW QUALITY PROTEIN: myb-related protein 308-like (The sequence of the model RefSeq protein was modified relative to this genomic sequence to represent the inferred CDS: deleted 1 base in 1 codon), which yields MGRSPCCEKAHTNKGAWTKEEDERLISYIKVHGEGCWRSLPKAAGLLRCGKSCRLRWINYLRPDLKRGNFTEEEDELIIKLHSLLGNKWSIIAGRLPGRTDNEIKNYWNTHIKRKLLSRGLDPQTHRPLNRAALTTTSYRPENARGPDTVPRETTDSIEEGHSSGTSMDEDQSSEINLELSISLPYASAKPPCTSPKVACAPSQAICLCYDLGLRRGEACSCQSIKSSQVISYFRPLEEIKFGL from the exons ATGGGAAGATCTCCTTGTTGTGAGAAGGCTCACACAAACAAAGGGGCTTGGACTAAGGAAGAAGATGAGAGGCTCATCTCCTACATCAAAGTTCACGGTGAAGGATGTTGGCGGTCTCTCCCAAAAGCCGCCG GCTTGCTTCGGTGTGGCAAGAGTTGCCGTCTTCGGTGGATCAACTATCTTAGGCCAGACCTTAAGCGTGGAAACTTCACTGAAGAAGAGGATGAGCTTATCATTAAGCTCCACAGCTTGTTAGGAAACAA gtggTCTATAATTGCCGGCCGGCTTCCA GGAAGGACCGATAACGAGATCAAGAACTATTGGAACACTCACATCAAGCGGAAACTCCTTAGCCGTGGTCTAGACCCTCAAACACACCGGCCACTCAACCGCGCTGCCCTGACCACCACCTCCTACCGACCGGAGAACGCTAGAGGTCCCGATACCGTTCCCCGGGAGACCACAGACTCTATAGAGGAAGGACATAGCAGTGGAACAAGCATGGATGAAGATCAGTCATCTGAAATCAATCTTGAGCTTTCTATAAGCTTGCCATATGCTTCTGCTAAACCACCATGTACTTCACCTAAGGTTGCATGTGCACCGTCTCAAGCAATTTGCTTGTGCTATGATCTTGGATTAAGGAGGGGTGAAGCTTGTAGCTGCCAAAGCATCAAAAGTTCACAAGTTATTAGTTACTTTAGACCACTGGAAGAAATTAAATTTGGGTTGTAA